The Pseudomonas orientalis genome contains a region encoding:
- a CDS encoding acyl-CoA dehydrogenase family protein — MADLFRTAGRPGLAIAQVLGGGGVSARKLAQLHTWVGAHCPSLAVMMTMHHHTVAGMMAASHFFPDLEGLLSIVARNDLLVASGFAEGRAHSDILASTMAVEKTAEGYVVNGSKKPCTMTHHFDVITFGVNYVDSEGHTHLGIGAGLAGDPCIERKKFWSVPHLQAADSHEVRFNNLVVPESMMHFSKTVDEQLGEDKQGTGNHLFAIWFQLLASASYLGMASALASRALTAGKGSAQDRAQLLIDLQGAKMALQGLATSIDENRFLRADLARAQATRFSVQEAVNRIGTRAFELMGGMAFMSSEEVAYLLVATRVLAFHPTSKVASSAFLCEQLS; from the coding sequence TTGGCTGATCTGTTTCGAACAGCGGGTCGGCCTGGGCTTGCCATTGCGCAGGTGCTGGGTGGCGGGGGCGTCAGTGCACGTAAGTTGGCGCAGTTGCATACGTGGGTCGGCGCTCATTGCCCTTCTCTGGCGGTGATGATGACCATGCACCACCACACCGTCGCGGGCATGATGGCGGCCAGTCACTTCTTTCCTGACCTTGAAGGGCTGCTGAGCATCGTTGCACGCAACGACTTGTTGGTTGCGTCCGGGTTCGCCGAAGGCCGCGCGCATTCGGATATCCTGGCCTCGACCATGGCCGTGGAAAAAACCGCCGAGGGTTACGTGGTCAATGGCAGCAAGAAACCTTGCACCATGACCCATCATTTCGACGTGATTACGTTTGGTGTCAATTACGTTGATTCAGAAGGTCATACTCATTTAGGCATCGGCGCGGGGCTGGCGGGTGATCCCTGTATCGAGCGGAAAAAGTTCTGGTCCGTTCCCCATTTGCAGGCAGCTGACAGCCACGAGGTCCGGTTCAATAACCTGGTGGTTCCTGAGTCCATGATGCATTTCAGCAAAACCGTGGATGAGCAGCTCGGTGAGGATAAACAGGGAACGGGTAACCATTTGTTTGCGATCTGGTTCCAGTTGCTGGCTTCAGCATCCTACCTGGGCATGGCGAGCGCATTAGCGTCGCGCGCACTGACGGCGGGTAAAGGTTCGGCGCAGGATCGGGCGCAGTTGTTGATTGATCTGCAAGGGGCGAAGATGGCGTTGCAGGGGTTGGCGACGTCGATAGATGAAAACCGATTCCTGCGCGCTGACCTGGCGCGTGCTCAGGCCACACGCTTCTCGGTGCAGGAGGCAGTCAACCGTATTGGCACGCGCGCTTTCGAACTCATGGGGGGTATGGCGTTCATGTCATCTGAAGAGGTCGCCTATCTGCTGGTGGCAACGCGAGTGCTGGCGTTCCATCCGACGTCCAAGGTCGCCAGCAGTGCATTTCTGTGTGAGCAGTTGAGCTAG
- a CDS encoding monovalent cation/H+ antiporter subunit A: MSLIVLLLLPFIGSCLAALLPHNARNSESLLAGLVALVGTVQVALLYPQIAHGGVIREEFMWLPSLGLNFVLRMDGFAWLFSMLVLGIGTLVSLYARYYMSPDDPVPRFFAFFLAFMGAMLGLVISGNLIQIVFFWELTSLFSFLLIGYWHHRADARRGAYMALMVTGAGGLCLLAGVMLLGHIVGSYDLDQVLAAGDQIRAHSLYPVMLALVLIGALSKSAQFPFHFWLPHAMAAPTPVSAYLHSATMVKAGVFLLARLWPSLSGSEEWFWIVGGAGALTLLLGAYCAMFQNDLKGLLAYSTISHLGLITLLLGLNSPLAAVAAVFHILNHATFKASLFMAAGIIDHESGTRDIRKLSGLVRLIPFTATLAMVASASMAGVPLLNGFLSKEMFFAETVFISSTKWVEVMLPVIATIAGTFSVAYALRFTVDVFFGPPATDLPHTPHEPPRWMRAPVELLVFTCLLVGIFPAQMVGSILAAAALPVVGGALPEYSLAIWHGWNAPMIMSLVAMSGGVVLYLMLRKQLKRGRFTYPPLIGYFNGKRGFERCLVVMMRGVRKIEKRISTKRLQTQLFLLVIVAVIGAMIPMLNSGLTWGDRPKIPGSVVFVTLWVLAIACALGAAWQAKYHRLAALTMVSVCGLMTCITFVWFSAPDLALTQLVVEVVTTVLILLGLRWLPRRIEEVWPLPNTLRKARIRRVRDFLLSTVVGGGMALLSYAMLTRQTPNDISSFYLSRALPEGGGSNVVNVMLVDFRGFDTLGEITVLGAVALTVYALLRRFRPSKESMELPPQQRQLAPDVATDLVNPRQASDTALGFMMVPAVLVRLLLPIAMVVSFYLFMRGHNQPGGGFVAGLVMSVAFILQYMVAGTQWVEAQMSLRPMRWMGFGLLAATLTGLGALFAGYPFLTTHTWHLSVPVLGDIHIASALFFDVGVYAMVVGSTLLMLTALGHQSVRAHKPSNQPKAVVNPQGAAA; this comes from the coding sequence GATCGCCCACGGTGGCGTCATCCGTGAAGAATTCATGTGGTTGCCCAGTCTTGGGCTGAACTTCGTGCTGCGCATGGACGGGTTTGCCTGGCTGTTCTCGATGCTGGTGCTGGGCATCGGGACTCTGGTGTCGCTGTATGCGCGTTACTACATGTCGCCGGACGATCCGGTGCCGCGCTTCTTCGCGTTTTTCCTGGCCTTTATGGGCGCCATGCTCGGGTTGGTGATTTCCGGCAACCTGATCCAGATCGTGTTTTTCTGGGAACTGACCAGCCTGTTTTCCTTCCTGTTGATCGGTTACTGGCACCACCGCGCCGATGCGCGGCGTGGTGCGTATATGGCGCTGATGGTCACCGGCGCAGGCGGCTTGTGCCTGCTGGCCGGGGTGATGCTGCTGGGGCATATCGTCGGCAGCTACGACCTGGACCAGGTGCTGGCGGCGGGCGATCAGATTCGCGCGCACTCACTGTACCCGGTCATGCTGGCCCTGGTGCTGATCGGCGCCTTGAGCAAAAGCGCGCAGTTCCCCTTCCATTTCTGGCTGCCCCACGCCATGGCCGCGCCCACTCCGGTTTCGGCTTATCTGCATTCGGCGACAATGGTGAAGGCCGGCGTGTTCCTGCTGGCCCGCCTGTGGCCGTCGCTGTCCGGCAGCGAAGAGTGGTTCTGGATCGTCGGCGGTGCCGGCGCGCTCACCCTCCTCCTCGGCGCTTACTGCGCCATGTTTCAAAATGATCTCAAGGGCTTGCTGGCCTATTCCACCATCAGCCACCTCGGGCTGATCACGTTGCTGCTGGGCCTCAACAGCCCGCTGGCCGCCGTCGCGGCTGTGTTCCATATTCTCAACCACGCCACCTTCAAGGCCTCGCTGTTCATGGCGGCGGGCATTATCGACCACGAAAGTGGCACGCGGGATATCCGCAAGCTCAGTGGGCTGGTGCGCCTGATCCCGTTTACCGCCACCCTGGCGATGGTAGCGAGTGCCTCGATGGCCGGCGTGCCGTTGCTCAATGGTTTCCTGTCCAAAGAGATGTTCTTCGCCGAAACCGTATTCATCTCGTCGACAAAATGGGTGGAAGTCATGCTGCCCGTGATCGCGACCATCGCCGGTACGTTCAGCGTGGCCTATGCGTTGCGGTTCACCGTGGACGTGTTCTTCGGCCCACCGGCGACCGACCTGCCGCATACCCCGCACGAACCGCCACGCTGGATGCGCGCACCGGTTGAACTGCTGGTGTTCACCTGTCTGCTGGTGGGCATCTTCCCGGCGCAGATGGTCGGCTCGATCCTGGCTGCCGCCGCCTTGCCGGTGGTGGGCGGCGCGCTGCCTGAATACAGCCTGGCGATCTGGCACGGCTGGAACGCGCCGATGATCATGAGCCTGGTGGCCATGTCCGGCGGTGTGGTGCTGTATCTGATGCTGCGCAAGCAACTCAAGCGTGGCCGTTTCACCTACCCGCCGCTGATTGGCTATTTCAACGGCAAGCGCGGCTTCGAGCGTTGCCTGGTGGTGATGATGCGCGGCGTGCGCAAGATCGAAAAACGCATCAGCACTAAGCGCCTGCAAACCCAATTGTTCCTGCTGGTGATCGTGGCGGTGATCGGCGCCATGATCCCGATGCTCAACAGCGGTTTGACCTGGGGTGACCGGCCGAAAATCCCCGGCTCCGTCGTGTTCGTCACCCTGTGGGTGCTGGCGATTGCCTGCGCGCTGGGCGCCGCTTGGCAGGCCAAGTATCACCGGCTGGCGGCCCTGACCATGGTCAGCGTGTGCGGCCTGATGACCTGCATTACCTTCGTGTGGTTCTCGGCGCCGGACCTGGCCCTGACGCAACTGGTGGTGGAAGTGGTCACCACCGTGTTGATCCTGCTCGGCCTGCGCTGGCTGCCACGACGGATCGAAGAAGTGTGGCCACTGCCCAACACCCTGCGCAAGGCGCGGATCCGCCGGGTGCGCGACTTCCTGCTGTCCACCGTGGTCGGCGGCGGCATGGCGCTGTTGTCCTATGCGATGCTGACCCGCCAGACCCCCAACGATATCTCCTCGTTCTACCTCAGTCGCGCCCTGCCCGAGGGTGGCGGCAGCAATGTGGTGAACGTGATGCTGGTGGACTTCCGCGGCTTCGATACCCTTGGCGAAATCACCGTGCTCGGTGCGGTGGCACTGACCGTATACGCCCTGCTGCGACGCTTTCGCCCGTCGAAAGAAAGCATGGAACTGCCGCCGCAACAGCGCCAGCTGGCGCCGGACGTGGCCACCGACCTGGTCAACCCGCGCCAGGCCAGCGACACCGCCCTGGGCTTCATGATGGTGCCGGCGGTGCTGGTACGCCTGCTGTTGCCGATCGCGATGGTGGTGTCGTTCTACCTGTTCATGCGCGGCCATAACCAGCCGGGCGGCGGTTTTGTCGCCGGGCTGGTGATGTCGGTGGCGTTTATCCTGCAATACATGGTGGCCGGCACGCAGTGGGTCGAAGCGCAGATGAGCCTGCGGCCGATGCGCTGGATGGGCTTCGGCCTGCTGGCGGCGACGCTCACCGGGCTCGGCGCGCTGTTTGCCGGCTACCCGTTCCTCACCACCCATACCTGGCATCTGAGCGTGCCGGTGCTGGGCGACATCCATATCGCCAGCGCGTTGTTCTTCGATGTCGGCGTGTACGCCATGGTCGTAGGCTCGACCCTGCTGATGCTCACCGCCCTCGGCCACCAGTCGGTGCGCGCGCATAAACCGAGCAACCAGCCCAAAGCCGTCGTCAACCCACAAGGAGCTGCCGCCTGA
- a CDS encoding Na+/H+ antiporter subunit E — protein MKRLFPAPWLSLALLGLWLVLNLSVSPGNLLLGVLLGVLAPLMMAPLRPQPISLRRPGVILRLFLLVGRDVIVSNLQVAWGVLTCGSRPPRARFIKIPIDLRSPNGLAALSMITTVIPGTIWSELALDRSVLLLHVFDLDDEAQFIEHFKSAYERPLMEIFE, from the coding sequence ATGAAGCGCCTGTTTCCCGCCCCGTGGTTGTCGCTGGCCTTGCTCGGGCTGTGGCTGGTGCTGAATCTGTCCGTGAGCCCCGGCAACCTGCTGCTCGGTGTGCTGTTGGGCGTGCTTGCACCGCTGATGATGGCCCCACTGCGCCCGCAACCGATCAGCCTGCGCCGTCCCGGCGTGATCCTGCGCCTGTTCCTGCTGGTGGGGCGCGACGTCATCGTTTCCAACCTGCAAGTGGCCTGGGGTGTCCTGACGTGCGGCTCACGCCCGCCGCGCGCGCGCTTCATCAAAATCCCCATCGACCTGCGCAGTCCCAACGGCCTCGCGGCGCTGTCGATGATCACCACGGTGATTCCTGGCACGATCTGGTCGGAACTGGCGCTGGACCGCAGTGTCCTGCTGCTGCATGTGTTCGATCTGGACGATGAGGCGCAGTTTATCGAGCACTTCAAATCCGCCTACGAACGGCCCCTGATGGAGATCTTCGAATGA
- a CDS encoding K+/H+ antiporter subunit F — translation MSALLSNAILCSLFLFSLAMVLTLIRLFKGPSAQDRVLALDYLYILAMLMMLVLGIRYASDTYFEAALLIALFGFVGSFALAKFLLRGEVIE, via the coding sequence ATGAGCGCCCTGCTCTCCAATGCGATCCTGTGCAGCCTGTTCCTGTTCTCCCTGGCGATGGTGCTGACGTTGATCCGCCTGTTCAAAGGCCCGTCAGCCCAGGACCGGGTACTGGCGCTGGATTATCTGTACATCCTGGCGATGCTGATGATGCTGGTGTTGGGCATCCGTTATGCCAGCGACACCTACTTTGAAGCGGCGCTGCTGATAGCGCTGTTCGGCTTTGTCGGCTCGTTCGCCCTGGCCAAATTCCTGTTGCGTGGGGAGGTGATTGAATGA
- the cysS gene encoding cysteine--tRNA ligase, translating to MLTIYNTLSKTKEVFKPLDGNKVRMYVCGMTVYDYCHIGHGRSMVAFDLVTRWLRFSGYDLTYVRNITDIDDKIINRANENGEAFDALTERMIAAMHEDEARLNILKPDMEPRATDHIPGMHAMIQTLIDKGYAYAPGNGDVYYRVAKFMGYGKLSRKKIEDLRIGARIEVDEAKQDPLDFVLWKATKPGEPSWESPWGAGRPGWHIECSVMSTCCLGETFDIHGGGSDLEFPHHENEIAQSEAATGKTYANAWMHCGMIRINGEKMSKSLNNFFTIRDVLEKYHPEVVRYLLVSSHYRSAINYSEDNLKDAKGALERFYHALKGLPAVAPAGGEAFVARFTDVMNDDFGTPEACAVLFEMVREINRLRETDIDAAAGLAARLKELASVLGVLQMEADDFLQAGAEGRVDATQVDALIQARLAARAGKDWAQSDRIRDQLTAMGVVLEDGKGGTTWRLADQA from the coding sequence GTGCTAACCATCTACAACACGCTCAGCAAGACCAAAGAAGTCTTCAAGCCGCTCGATGGCAACAAGGTGCGCATGTACGTGTGCGGCATGACCGTGTACGACTACTGCCACATCGGCCACGGCCGCAGCATGGTTGCCTTCGACCTGGTGACCCGCTGGTTGCGCTTCAGCGGCTATGACTTGACCTATGTGCGCAACATCACCGACATCGACGACAAGATCATCAATCGTGCCAACGAGAACGGCGAGGCGTTCGACGCGCTCACCGAGCGCATGATCGCCGCGATGCACGAGGACGAGGCACGCCTCAATATCCTCAAGCCGGACATGGAGCCGCGTGCCACGGACCACATTCCGGGCATGCACGCGATGATCCAGACCCTGATCGACAAGGGCTACGCCTACGCCCCAGGCAATGGCGACGTGTACTACCGCGTCGCCAAGTTCATGGGCTACGGCAAGCTGTCGCGCAAGAAGATCGAAGACCTGCGCATCGGCGCGCGCATTGAAGTCGACGAAGCCAAGCAGGACCCGCTTGACTTTGTGCTGTGGAAAGCCACCAAGCCCGGCGAGCCGAGTTGGGAATCGCCGTGGGGCGCCGGGCGTCCGGGCTGGCACATCGAATGCTCGGTGATGTCCACCTGCTGCCTGGGCGAGACCTTCGACATTCATGGCGGCGGCAGCGACCTGGAATTCCCGCACCACGAAAACGAAATCGCCCAGAGCGAAGCCGCCACCGGCAAGACCTACGCCAACGCCTGGATGCACTGCGGCATGATCCGCATCAATGGCGAGAAGATGTCCAAGTCCTTGAACAACTTCTTCACCATCCGCGACGTGCTGGAAAAGTACCATCCGGAAGTGGTGCGTTACCTGCTGGTGTCCAGCCACTACCGCAGCGCCATCAACTACTCGGAGGACAACCTCAAGGACGCCAAGGGCGCCCTGGAGCGGTTCTACCATGCGTTGAAAGGCTTGCCCGCAGTGGCCCCGGCTGGCGGCGAAGCCTTCGTGGCACGCTTTACCGACGTCATGAACGACGACTTCGGTACGCCGGAAGCCTGTGCGGTGCTGTTCGAAATGGTGCGTGAGATCAACCGTCTGCGCGAGACGGATATCGACGCAGCGGCAGGCCTGGCGGCGCGCTTGAAAGAGCTGGCCAGCGTGCTGGGCGTATTGCAGATGGAAGCCGATGACTTCCTGCAGGCAGGCGCCGAAGGTCGTGTGGATGCCACGCAGGTGGATGCGCTGATCCAGGCGCGTCTGGCTGCGCGGGCTGGTAAAGACTGGGCGCAATCGGACCGTATCCGTGACCAACTGACCGCGATGGGTGTGGTCCTGGAAGACGGCAAGGGTGGGACGACATGGCGGTTGGCGGATCAGGCCTGA
- a CDS encoding glutamine--tRNA ligase/YqeY domain fusion protein, translated as MSKPTVDSTPNAKAGPAVPVNFLRPIIQADLDSGKHTQIVTRFPPEPNGYLHIGHAKSICVNFGLAQEFGGVTHLRFDDTNPAKEDQEYIDAIESDVKWLGFEWSGEVRYASQYFDQLHDWAVELIKAGKAYVDDLSPEQAKEYRGTLTEPGKNSPFRDRSVEENLDWFARMRAGEFPDGARVLRAKIDMASPNMNLRDPIMYRIRHAHHHQTGDKWCIYPNYDFTHGQSDAIEGITHSICTLEFESHRPLYEWFLSNLPVPAQPRQYEFSRLNLNYTITSKRKLKQLVDEKHVHGWDDPRMSTLSGFRRRGYTPASIRNFCDMVGTNRSDGVVDFGMLEFSIRQDLDANAPRAMCVLRPLKVVITNYPEGQVENLELPRHPQKEELGVRKLPFAREIYIDRDDFMEEPPKGYKRLEPNGEVRLRGSYVIRADEAIKDADGNIVELRCSYDPDTLGKNPEGRKVKGVVHWVPAAASIECEVRLYDRLFRSPNPEKAEDSASFLDNINPDSLQVLTGCRAEPSLGDAQPEDRFQFEREGYFCADIKDSKPGQPVFNRTVTLRDSWGQ; from the coding sequence ATGAGCAAGCCCACTGTCGACTCTACCCCGAATGCCAAGGCCGGACCTGCCGTCCCGGTCAATTTCCTGCGCCCGATCATCCAGGCGGACCTGGATTCGGGCAAGCACACGCAGATCGTCACCCGTTTCCCGCCAGAGCCCAACGGCTACCTGCACATCGGTCACGCCAAGTCGATCTGCGTGAACTTCGGTCTGGCCCAGGAGTTCGGTGGCGTCACTCACCTGCGTTTCGACGACACCAACCCGGCCAAGGAAGACCAGGAGTACATCGACGCCATCGAAAGCGACGTGAAGTGGCTGGGCTTCGAGTGGTCCGGTGAAGTGCGCTATGCCTCGCAGTACTTCGACCAGTTGCACGACTGGGCCGTGGAGCTGATCAAGGCCGGCAAGGCCTACGTTGACGACCTTAGCCCGGAACAGGCCAAGGAATATCGTGGCACGCTGACCGAGCCGGGCAAGAACAGCCCGTTCCGCGACCGTTCGGTGGAGGAGAACCTGGACTGGTTCGCCCGTATGCGCGCCGGCGAATTCCCGGACGGCGCCCGCGTACTGCGCGCCAAGATCGACATGGCCTCGCCGAACATGAACCTGCGCGATCCGATCATGTACCGCATCCGCCATGCCCACCACCACCAGACCGGTGACAAATGGTGCATCTACCCCAACTATGACTTCACCCACGGTCAGTCGGACGCCATCGAAGGCATCACTCACTCCATCTGCACCCTGGAGTTCGAGAGCCATCGTCCGCTGTACGAATGGTTCCTGAGCAACCTGCCGGTACCGGCCCAGCCGCGCCAGTACGAGTTCAGCCGCCTGAACCTGAACTACACCATCACCAGCAAGCGCAAGCTCAAGCAACTGGTGGATGAAAAGCACGTGCATGGCTGGGATGACCCGCGCATGTCGACCCTGTCGGGCTTCCGCCGTCGCGGCTACACCCCGGCGTCGATCCGTAACTTCTGCGACATGGTCGGCACCAACCGCTCCGACGGCGTGGTTGACTTCGGCATGCTCGAGTTCAGCATCCGCCAGGACCTCGACGCGAACGCGCCGCGGGCCATGTGCGTGCTGCGTCCCTTGAAAGTCGTGATCACCAACTACCCGGAAGGCCAGGTCGAGAACCTCGAACTGCCGCGTCATCCGCAGAAAGAAGAACTCGGCGTGCGCAAGCTGCCGTTTGCCCGTGAAATCTACATCGACCGCGATGACTTCATGGAAGAACCGCCAAAAGGCTACAAGCGCCTGGAGCCGAACGGCGAAGTGCGCCTGCGCGGCAGCTACGTGATCCGTGCCGACGAAGCGATCAAGGACGCCGACGGCAACATCGTCGAACTGCGTTGCTCCTACGACCCGGACACCCTGGGCAAGAACCCTGAAGGCCGCAAGGTCAAGGGCGTGGTTCACTGGGTGCCGGCCGCTGCCAGCATCGAGTGCGAAGTGCGTTTGTACGATCGTCTGTTCCGCTCGCCGAATCCTGAAAAGGCCGAAGACAGCGCCAGTTTCCTCGACAACATCAACCCTGACTCCCTGCAAGTGCTCACCGGTTGTCGTGCCGAACCCTCTTTGGGCGACGCACAGCCGGAAGACCGGTTCCAGTTCGAGCGCGAAGGTTACTTCTGCGCGGATATCAAGGACTCGAAACCGGGTCAGCCGGTATTCAACCGTACCGTGACCTTGCGAGATTCGTGGGGCCAGTGA
- a CDS encoding monovalent cation/H+ antiporter subunit D: MNWVNQLIVAPILLPLLTAALMLMLGEKRRPLKARINLFSSIIGLGIAVLLLYWTQQGGPGSIGVYLPGNWQVPFGIVLVVDQLSALMLVLTGIIGVSALMFAMARWDRAGTSFHALFQVQMMGLYGAFLTADLFNLFVFFEVLLAASYGLMLHGSGRARVSSGLHYIAINLLASSLFLIGAAMIYGVTGTLNFADLALKIPLVPEADRGLLHAGAAILATAFLAKAGMWPLNFWLAPAYSSASAPVAAMFAIMTKVGVYTVLRLWTLLFSGQAGASALFGGDWLVYGGMATIICAALAMLAAQRLERMASLSILVSAGILLSAVGFAQPSLTAGALFYLVSSTLALSALFLLAELIERSRSANDLPLDEEIDALPKAMESLHPRPGVNLDDEQKAVIGQVIPWTMAFLGLSFVACALLIIGMPPLSGFIGKLSLLHALVNPLGLGNAVDEPIRPAAWGLVALLILSGLASLIAFARLGIQRFWTPEERPSPLLRRYECVPIFLLLGLSIALTFKAEPLMRYTLATAKSLNNPESYVMAVMATRPVPSPEAQAAALEVQP; the protein is encoded by the coding sequence ATGAATTGGGTCAACCAACTGATCGTTGCGCCGATCCTGCTGCCGTTACTGACTGCGGCGCTGATGCTGATGCTCGGCGAGAAGCGCCGCCCGCTCAAAGCCAGGATCAATCTGTTCTCCAGCATCATCGGCCTGGGCATCGCCGTATTGCTGCTGTACTGGACACAACAAGGCGGCCCCGGCTCGATCGGCGTGTACCTGCCGGGCAACTGGCAAGTGCCGTTCGGTATCGTGCTGGTGGTGGATCAACTGTCAGCGCTGATGCTGGTGCTGACCGGGATCATCGGCGTCAGCGCGCTGATGTTCGCCATGGCCCGCTGGGACCGTGCCGGCACCAGTTTCCATGCGCTGTTCCAGGTGCAGATGATGGGCCTGTACGGTGCTTTCCTCACCGCCGACCTGTTCAATCTGTTCGTGTTCTTCGAGGTGTTGCTGGCGGCCTCCTACGGCCTGATGCTGCACGGTTCCGGCCGCGCCCGAGTATCGTCGGGGCTGCATTACATCGCGATCAACCTGCTGGCGTCGTCGCTGTTTTTGATCGGTGCGGCGATGATCTACGGCGTGACCGGCACACTGAACTTCGCTGACCTGGCACTGAAAATTCCTCTGGTGCCGGAGGCCGATCGCGGCCTGCTGCACGCCGGTGCGGCGATCCTGGCCACCGCGTTCCTGGCCAAGGCCGGCATGTGGCCGCTGAACTTCTGGCTGGCCCCCGCCTACTCGTCGGCCAGCGCGCCGGTGGCGGCGATGTTCGCGATCATGACCAAAGTGGGCGTGTACACCGTGCTGCGCCTGTGGACCTTGCTGTTTTCCGGCCAGGCCGGCGCGTCGGCGTTGTTTGGCGGTGACTGGCTGGTGTACGGCGGCATGGCGACGATCATCTGCGCGGCGCTGGCGATGCTGGCGGCGCAGCGCCTGGAGCGCATGGCAAGCCTGAGCATCCTGGTATCGGCTGGCATCCTGCTGTCGGCCGTGGGGTTCGCCCAGCCCAGCCTGACGGCCGGGGCGCTGTTCTATCTGGTCAGCTCCACCCTGGCGTTGAGCGCGCTGTTTTTGCTCGCGGAATTGATCGAACGCTCGCGCTCGGCCAATGACCTGCCGCTGGACGAGGAAATCGACGCCCTGCCCAAGGCCATGGAATCCCTGCATCCACGGCCCGGCGTCAACCTCGACGATGAACAGAAAGCCGTGATCGGCCAGGTGATCCCCTGGACCATGGCGTTCCTGGGCCTGAGTTTTGTGGCCTGCGCGCTGCTGATCATCGGCATGCCGCCACTGTCCGGGTTTATCGGCAAGCTCAGTCTGCTGCATGCGCTGGTCAATCCGCTGGGCCTCGGCAACGCGGTGGATGAGCCCATCCGCCCGGCGGCCTGGGGCTTGGTGGCGCTGTTGATCCTGTCGGGGCTGGCCTCGCTGATTGCCTTCGCCCGGCTTGGCATCCAGCGTTTCTGGACCCCGGAAGAACGGCCCTCGCCCCTGCTGCGCCGCTACGAGTGTGTACCGATCTTCCTGCTGCTGGGCCTGAGCATCGCGCTGACCTTCAAGGCCGAGCCACTGATGCGCTACACGCTGGCCACCGCCAAGAGCCTGAACAACCCGGAAAGCTACGTGATGGCGGTGATGGCGACGCGCCCGGTGCCGAGTCCCGAAGCCCAGGCAGCGGCCCTGGAGGTGCAACCATGA
- a CDS encoding GNAT family N-acetyltransferase, with translation MQMLTQTADAGSGLPPHIGKLIIGLANTPEQLREVQALRYSVFNETFQTPALANAQALHVDEFDDYCDHLMVRDTTTGVVVGTYRVMSPTAARHMGHYYSDKEFDLSRLDPLRAHIIEAGHACVHPDYRSGSVIMLLWSGLATYMQREGCDYLMGCASVSLADGGHHASAIYHSFTPEQFAPPEYRVIPYAPFAVHEIQAEKPVSMPPLLKGYLRSGAWVCGKPAWDSDFQTADFFMLLPLSNLNQRYARHYLK, from the coding sequence ATGCAAATGCTCACACAGACCGCGGATGCGGGTTCGGGCTTGCCGCCTCATATTGGTAAGTTGATTATTGGTCTTGCCAATACGCCAGAGCAACTGCGAGAGGTACAAGCCCTTCGTTATAGCGTTTTCAATGAAACATTCCAGACACCGGCACTTGCAAATGCGCAAGCACTGCATGTCGACGAGTTTGATGACTATTGCGACCATTTGATGGTGCGAGATACCACCACGGGGGTTGTGGTCGGTACGTATCGTGTCATGAGCCCGACGGCCGCCCGACACATGGGACACTACTATTCGGACAAAGAATTCGACCTGAGCCGACTGGATCCTCTACGTGCCCATATTATCGAAGCGGGGCATGCCTGCGTGCACCCTGACTACCGAAGCGGTAGCGTCATCATGCTGCTATGGTCGGGCTTGGCAACGTATATGCAACGTGAAGGCTGTGATTACTTGATGGGGTGTGCCAGCGTCAGTCTGGCGGATGGCGGTCATCACGCATCAGCGATCTATCATTCGTTTACACCCGAACAATTTGCGCCGCCTGAATATCGTGTCATTCCCTATGCGCCGTTTGCGGTTCATGAAATCCAAGCTGAAAAACCTGTATCCATGCCGCCTTTGTTAAAAGGTTATTTGCGCAGTGGTGCGTGGGTGTGTGGCAAGCCTGCCTGGGACTCGGACTTCCAGACTGCTGATTTCTTTATGTTGTTGCCGTTATCGAATTTGAACCAGCGTTATGCGCGCCACTATTTGAAGTGA
- a CDS encoding Na+/H+ antiporter subunit G: MMPLWMEIVVGLLLVLSSLFALIGALGLLRMKDFFQRMHPPALASTLGAWCVALASIIYFSVLKSGPVLHGWLIPILLSITVPVTTLLLARTALFRKRMAGDDVPAEVSSRR, encoded by the coding sequence ATGATGCCGTTATGGATGGAAATCGTCGTCGGTTTGCTGCTGGTCCTGAGCAGCCTGTTTGCGCTGATCGGCGCGCTTGGGCTGTTGCGCATGAAGGATTTCTTCCAGCGCATGCACCCGCCGGCGCTGGCTTCGACACTGGGCGCGTGGTGCGTGGCGCTCGCGTCGATCATCTATTTTTCGGTGCTCAAGTCCGGGCCGGTGCTGCACGGCTGGTTGATTCCGATTCTGCTGTCGATCACCGTGCCAGTGACCACCCTGCTGCTGGCGCGTACTGCCTTGTTCCGCAAGCGTATGGCCGGCGATGACGTGCCTGCCGAGGTCAGCAGTCGCCGCTGA
- a CDS encoding Na+/H+ antiporter subunit C: MEEVIAIAIGVLAASGVWLILRPRTFQVVMGLCLLSYGVNLFIFSMGSLFIGKEPIIKDGVPQDLLNYTDPLPQALVLTAIVISFAMTALFLVVLLASRGLTGTDHVDGREPKE; this comes from the coding sequence ATGGAAGAAGTCATTGCAATTGCCATTGGGGTCCTGGCGGCTTCCGGCGTCTGGTTGATCCTGCGCCCACGGACGTTCCAGGTGGTGATGGGCCTGTGCCTGTTGTCCTACGGAGTCAACCTGTTCATTTTCAGCATGGGCAGCCTGTTTATCGGCAAGGAACCGATCATCAAGGACGGCGTGCCCCAAGACCTGCTCAACTACACCGACCCCCTGCCCCAGGCGCTGGTGCTCACGGCCATCGTGATCAGCTTCGCCATGACCGCGTTGTTCCTGGTGGTGCTGCTGGCCTCCCGCGGCCTGACCGGTACTGACCATGTGGACGGCCGGGAGCCCAAGGAATGA